The following are encoded together in the Fodinibius salinus genome:
- a CDS encoding class I fructose-bisphosphate aldolase, which yields MAIASKSIEELLGDEAEDLLTHECETIPKDKLHVPSSSFVDDVFMQTDRNPRVLKNLQALLDHGRLGGTGYVSILPVDQGIEHSAGASFAPNPDYFDPENILKLAIEGGCNGVATTFGVLGSVARKYAHKIPFIVKLNHNELMTYPNNYNQIMFGTVDRAFDMGATAVGATIYFGSQESSRQIQEVARAFERAHELGMATILWCYTRNSAFKVDGTDYHSAADLTGQANHLGVTIQADIVKQKQPTLNGGYRALNKGDSSYGKLDEDIYDELSSDHPIDLTRYQVANSYMGRSGLINSGGASGDNDFEQVIRTAVINKRAGGMGLITGRKAFQRPMEEGIRILNFIQDVYLDDDITVA from the coding sequence ATGGCAATAGCATCAAAAAGTATTGAAGAACTTCTCGGAGATGAGGCTGAGGATTTACTGACTCATGAATGTGAAACGATTCCCAAAGACAAGCTGCATGTTCCAAGTTCATCTTTTGTGGATGACGTGTTTATGCAGACGGATCGGAATCCTCGTGTCCTCAAAAATTTGCAGGCGCTCTTAGATCATGGACGGTTGGGCGGTACGGGGTACGTTTCTATTCTGCCCGTTGACCAGGGAATTGAACATTCGGCAGGTGCCTCTTTTGCTCCTAATCCTGATTATTTTGATCCCGAAAATATTTTAAAGCTTGCTATTGAGGGCGGATGCAATGGTGTGGCTACCACATTTGGTGTGTTGGGATCGGTAGCGCGCAAATATGCTCACAAAATTCCATTTATTGTGAAGCTCAATCATAATGAGCTGATGACATATCCCAACAATTATAATCAAATTATGTTTGGTACGGTCGATCGTGCTTTTGATATGGGCGCTACTGCAGTTGGTGCTACTATCTATTTTGGGTCTCAGGAATCAAGTCGTCAGATTCAGGAAGTAGCACGTGCCTTTGAGCGGGCGCACGAACTTGGAATGGCTACCATCCTTTGGTGCTACACCAGAAATTCTGCATTTAAAGTTGATGGTACAGATTATCATTCTGCGGCTGACCTAACCGGGCAGGCTAATCATCTGGGAGTTACTATCCAGGCGGATATCGTAAAACAAAAACAGCCCACCTTAAACGGCGGTTATCGAGCGCTCAACAAAGGTGATTCTTCGTATGGTAAGTTGGATGAAGATATTTATGATGAGCTTTCCAGTGACCATCCAATAGACTTAACCCGTTACCAAGTAGCGAATAGTTATATGGGACGTTCCGGGCTAATAAATTCCGGTGGTGCGTCTGGCGACAATGATTTTGAACAGGTGATTCGAACAGCAGTGATTAACAAACGTGCCGGAGGTATGGGACTCATTACCGGCCGAAAGGCATTTCAGCGACCCATGGAAGAAGGTATCCGTATTTTAAACTTTATCCAGGATGTATATCTGGATGATGATATTACGGTAGCATGA
- a CDS encoding lysylphosphatidylglycerol synthase transmembrane domain-containing protein produces MPDNERQIEENPQKYFSKKYLVISIGLSIATMAFLIYLTYTPGVLKHLKPKRLPGIVLAVIVSFLRLWFSAAKIRYLSEKVLGWMASFRVMLSWDFTSSITPSTIGGAPMATYAMTKEGFNFGQSTAIILYSVLLDQLWFAVAVPILLVSGLFFEVVPNNTGMVGHASMALLYIGLLSYAGLMAYGVLKNPNAIKKVVNFVFKLPFLKKWKDNVADEVDNLVEYSHELRKKPTSFLLKAFFLSTMSWLCRIALPTIVVLSLLPADVILSVLRSLAMNLAFLIMPTPGGSGGVEGLFAIFQGPLIDRKAFIGLAVFAWRVISYYITVGLGMMATTWYINRSVVELKSDDNDSQELDASDTSSSKSVE; encoded by the coding sequence TTGCCTGATAACGAACGCCAAATAGAAGAAAATCCCCAAAAGTATTTTTCCAAAAAATACCTGGTGATATCAATTGGGTTGAGTATCGCCACTATGGCTTTTCTGATATACCTGACTTATACGCCGGGGGTACTGAAGCATTTGAAACCCAAGCGATTGCCGGGTATTGTTCTAGCGGTAATTGTGTCTTTCTTACGGCTCTGGTTTTCGGCGGCCAAGATTCGATATCTCTCCGAAAAAGTGCTGGGATGGATGGCCTCGTTTCGAGTGATGTTAAGCTGGGATTTTACCTCATCTATTACACCTTCAACAATTGGCGGAGCTCCGATGGCCACCTATGCAATGACCAAAGAAGGTTTTAACTTTGGCCAATCAACTGCCATTATTCTCTACAGTGTACTGCTCGATCAGCTTTGGTTTGCCGTGGCTGTACCCATCCTACTTGTTTCAGGCCTGTTCTTCGAAGTGGTACCTAACAATACCGGGATGGTGGGGCATGCCTCGATGGCGCTGTTATATATAGGTTTGCTAAGTTATGCCGGACTGATGGCCTACGGAGTGCTTAAAAATCCCAATGCCATCAAAAAAGTTGTAAACTTTGTTTTCAAGCTTCCGTTTTTAAAAAAATGGAAAGACAATGTGGCTGATGAGGTGGATAATCTTGTTGAGTATTCTCACGAACTGCGCAAGAAACCAACCAGCTTTTTATTAAAAGCATTCTTCTTATCTACCATGTCATGGTTGTGCCGAATAGCCCTGCCTACTATTGTAGTACTTAGCTTACTTCCCGCTGATGTTATTTTATCAGTGCTTCGGAGTTTAGCTATGAATCTGGCATTCTTGATTATGCCCACACCTGGCGGCAGTGGAGGGGTAGAGGGACTTTTTGCCATATTTCAGGGTCCACTCATAGACCGGAAGGCTTTTATCGGGCTGGCTGTATTTGCATGGCGTGTAATTAGTTACTATATCACTGTGGGGCTGGGAATGATGGCTACAACTTGGTATATAAACCGTTCAGTTGTGGAGCTGAAAAGCGATGACAACGATTCTCAAGAGTTAGATGCAAGTGATACTTCATCTTCAAAATCAGTAGAGTAA
- the radA gene encoding DNA repair protein RadA, which translates to MPKDRLQYVCGDCGHTSTKWLGNCPNCGAWHTFKKYKVERKTKSEKEHKGKVDGLKDSQPPQKLDEIDTESQERFLSNIQEFDRVLGGGFVSGSFVLIGGDPGIGKSTLTLQIGEANSDLEILYCAGEESAAQIKQRAERVGVSSDNFYIYTDTDINKVLNEAQKLDPDLLIVDSIQTVYRTELTSMAGSVQQVKECAALLQQLAKKQDITTLVIGHVTKKGDIAGPRVLEHMVDTVLQFEGDSNYNYRMLRSIKNRFGPAQEVGVFEMKESGLIDVLNPSQLFLSEYDSKVSGNAVICSIEGSRPLLVEVQALVTPSNYGTPQRTANGFDYKRLSLLLAVLEKRGGYQFSGQDVYLNIAGGLNINDPAADLGVMLALVSSLLDTPISDEMAFLGEVGLGGEVRAVNKVDHRLGEIQKLGFEHAIVPKGNKPQSVEGLNVMEVTNIMSSIKKALQD; encoded by the coding sequence ATGCCTAAAGATCGCCTTCAATATGTTTGCGGAGATTGTGGACATACTTCAACCAAGTGGCTGGGGAACTGCCCAAATTGTGGAGCGTGGCATACTTTCAAAAAGTACAAGGTTGAGCGAAAAACAAAGTCAGAAAAAGAGCATAAGGGTAAGGTTGACGGACTCAAAGATTCGCAGCCACCTCAAAAGCTCGACGAAATTGATACCGAATCCCAAGAGCGATTTTTAAGTAACATCCAGGAATTTGATCGCGTACTCGGCGGCGGATTTGTTTCCGGATCATTTGTACTTATTGGAGGAGATCCGGGCATTGGCAAAAGTACGCTTACGCTGCAAATTGGAGAAGCAAATTCCGATTTAGAAATTCTTTATTGTGCCGGTGAAGAATCGGCCGCACAAATTAAGCAGCGCGCCGAGCGGGTGGGAGTGAGCTCAGATAATTTTTATATCTACACTGATACAGATATTAATAAGGTGCTAAACGAAGCCCAGAAGCTAGATCCTGATTTACTAATTGTTGACTCTATTCAGACCGTTTATCGCACTGAACTGACAAGTATGGCCGGCAGTGTGCAGCAGGTGAAAGAATGTGCAGCTTTGCTACAGCAGCTAGCTAAGAAGCAGGATATTACAACGCTGGTAATCGGTCATGTTACGAAAAAAGGTGATATCGCGGGACCACGCGTATTGGAACATATGGTAGATACAGTGCTGCAGTTCGAAGGTGATAGTAATTATAACTACCGTATGCTGCGGAGTATTAAAAATCGATTTGGCCCGGCGCAAGAGGTAGGGGTATTTGAGATGAAAGAATCTGGTTTGATTGACGTACTGAACCCCTCGCAGCTTTTTCTCTCAGAATATGACAGCAAGGTCAGCGGTAATGCTGTAATTTGTTCGATTGAAGGTTCGCGTCCGCTGCTGGTTGAAGTACAGGCCTTGGTTACGCCCAGCAATTACGGCACGCCGCAGCGAACGGCTAATGGATTTGATTATAAAAGACTTTCGTTGCTACTGGCAGTATTAGAAAAACGGGGTGGCTACCAGTTTTCCGGGCAGGATGTGTATTTAAACATCGCCGGTGGATTAAATATTAACGATCCCGCTGCAGATCTTGGCGTAATGCTGGCACTGGTATCCAGCCTGTTGGATACTCCAATTTCCGATGAAATGGCCTTTCTGGGAGAAGTGGGACTGGGCGGAGAAGTGCGGGCGGTGAATAAAGTTGATCACCGTCTGGGCGAAATACAAAAACTCGGTTTTGAGCACGCCATCGTGCCGAAGGGTAACAAGCCGCAGAGCGTAGAAGGGTTAAATGTTATGGAAGTCACAAATATTATGAGTTCCATAAAAAAAGCCCTTCAAGATTAA
- the rpsU gene encoding 30S ribosomal protein S21, which translates to MVGVKVKDNESIDRAVNRFKKLVARSRILNEYKENQQYTKPSKERREALKKSIREQKRRSRHQF; encoded by the coding sequence ATGGTTGGAGTTAAAGTAAAAGACAACGAAAGCATAGACCGAGCCGTTAACCGGTTCAAAAAACTGGTTGCACGTTCGCGCATTCTCAATGAATACAAAGAGAATCAGCAATATACTAAGCCTTCAAAAGAACGACGAGAAGCGCTTAAGAAAAGTATTCGTGAACAGAAGCGTCGCAGTCGTCACCAGTTTTAA
- a CDS encoding TIGR02757 family protein, protein MSQELSKRSELQIKELKPFLNKWVERVEQPEYIDDDPVLFMHAFQNKEDQLLAGFFAATMAWGRRDVVIRKVRDFLNRMGNQPTEFIANFTDRDAQHFEGFKHRTFKPVDMEWLVKILQSILLDYNSFEDFWSFCYKRASKNERPLMSVFHEQFFRQRPEAPQRTRKHVSSADKKSACKRLYLFLRWAVRNKSCVDLGIMDFMPPSELYIPLDVHVARQARALGLLTRTYNDWWAVEELTEALQLLDPQDPAKYDYALFGLGVDEDGLPEEFVLNPEVLN, encoded by the coding sequence ATGAGCCAAGAGCTTAGCAAACGTTCTGAACTACAAATAAAAGAACTCAAACCCTTCTTAAATAAATGGGTGGAGCGTGTTGAACAACCAGAATATATTGATGACGACCCAGTGCTGTTCATGCATGCGTTCCAAAATAAAGAAGATCAGCTGCTAGCCGGATTCTTTGCTGCCACCATGGCTTGGGGGCGCCGCGACGTGGTCATCCGTAAAGTGCGGGATTTTTTGAACCGGATGGGTAACCAACCTACCGAATTCATCGCCAACTTTACTGATCGCGATGCCCAACACTTCGAAGGATTCAAACACCGTACCTTTAAACCGGTGGACATGGAATGGCTGGTTAAAATATTACAGTCCATTCTTTTGGATTATAATTCGTTTGAAGACTTTTGGTCTTTCTGTTACAAACGAGCATCTAAAAATGAACGGCCACTAATGTCAGTTTTCCATGAACAGTTTTTTAGACAACGTCCCGAAGCTCCACAACGTACGCGCAAGCACGTATCCAGTGCCGATAAAAAAAGTGCATGTAAACGGTTGTATCTATTTTTACGGTGGGCCGTGCGCAACAAAAGTTGTGTTGACTTGGGGATTATGGACTTTATGCCTCCCTCAGAACTATATATCCCCTTGGACGTGCATGTAGCTCGGCAAGCTCGAGCACTTGGGCTATTAACGAGAACCTATAACGACTGGTGGGCGGTAGAAGAACTAACAGAAGCATTACAACTGCTCGATCCTCAAGATCCTGCCAAATATGACTATGCCCTATTTGGCTTGGGGGTAGATGAAGATGGGCTGCCAGAAGAGTTTGTGTTAAACCCAGAAGTATTAAACTAA
- the mutY gene encoding A/G-specific adenine glycosylase gives MTDTDFRNHLLAWYDNNKRDMPWRDCGDPYKIWISEIMLQQTRVDQATPYFKRFMDRFPTVHDLAKADQQDVLKVWEGLGYYSRARHLHAASKLVVEEFDGKVPNTWEEINELKGVGPYTASAVLSIAYQKKHAVVDGNVIRVLSRYFGIEDDVRSTKTKNTIQDYADDLISEERPGDFNQAVMELGAMVCTPSNPECEKCPLQANCVAHKTVKTEDIPYKSPAKKRPHHQIGVGIIMNNNEEVLIALRPDDAMLGGMWEFPGGKQEENEKMEDTVIRELREELDVDVSISKPFMKLDHAYSHFKITMHAYLCEIEAGTPQPNTSQEIRWITIDELEDYPFPKANRKLTEKLMNLDKGQQELEI, from the coding sequence TTGACTGACACTGATTTTCGAAATCATTTATTGGCTTGGTACGACAATAATAAGCGCGACATGCCTTGGCGCGACTGCGGAGATCCTTACAAAATCTGGATTTCTGAAATTATGCTCCAGCAAACACGCGTCGATCAGGCTACCCCCTATTTTAAACGCTTTATGGATCGCTTCCCCACTGTTCACGATCTGGCCAAAGCTGACCAACAAGACGTGCTTAAGGTATGGGAAGGGCTTGGGTATTACAGTCGGGCACGCCACCTTCATGCGGCCTCTAAACTGGTAGTTGAGGAGTTTGATGGCAAAGTACCCAACACCTGGGAAGAAATTAATGAACTCAAGGGCGTAGGCCCTTATACCGCTTCGGCCGTGCTGAGTATCGCTTACCAAAAAAAGCACGCTGTGGTTGATGGCAATGTAATTCGCGTGCTGAGCCGATACTTCGGCATTGAAGATGATGTTCGGAGTACTAAAACAAAAAATACCATCCAGGATTATGCAGATGATTTGATCTCAGAAGAGCGCCCCGGTGATTTCAACCAAGCGGTAATGGAACTTGGCGCCATGGTTTGCACCCCCTCGAATCCAGAGTGTGAGAAATGTCCCCTGCAGGCAAATTGCGTAGCTCATAAAACGGTAAAAACAGAAGACATCCCATATAAATCACCAGCTAAAAAGCGTCCGCACCATCAGATAGGTGTGGGAATTATCATGAATAACAATGAGGAAGTACTTATTGCCCTCCGACCCGATGATGCCATGCTGGGGGGCATGTGGGAATTCCCGGGAGGCAAACAGGAAGAGAATGAAAAAATGGAGGATACAGTAATACGAGAGCTTCGGGAAGAGCTGGACGTTGATGTTTCAATTTCAAAACCGTTTATGAAGCTCGATCATGCGTATTCGCATTTCAAAATTACCATGCATGCTTACCTGTGTGAAATTGAAGCGGGAACTCCACAGCCAAATACCAGCCAAGAGATCCGGTGGATAACCATAGATGAGCTCGAAGATTATCCCTTTCCAAAAGCCAATCGTAAGCTTACTGAAAAACTGATGAATTTAGATAAAGGACAACAGGAGCTGGAGATTTGA
- a CDS encoding putative Ig domain-containing protein — protein sequence MRNFIAIILISTITGIVTQATAQPTLQKDYSYTMQIPSVVTISSSPAHFYALSKSKGMAVFRAHQDSLQWLYTSTGMQKRGNTVSADIRFAYIFGSNRRLTVLEPTSLLGVYSATLLPANPMDVKRIGQDLYVAMGQKGLGKISLRSASSVDSTVQYISRSRLNDEKIIDLEVSGKQLFALARGNKLYKFKDPKEDKAIEIVNEFKLSKSLDHIYLVNSSLYGSNSDGNIYEIDNAGNLSTVGTIGEGTTKIASWNDWMIIRGQSGRLWTSYKNQKLSIWKDNQEAGNYFTVTKGTLWLCEYNQISKIRSVSKAASEPGQSTKQQGPLSLKKISDQTVPNSKPLLLPIKFENNISVKNLKITYQSPDINNAEVRGLSFYWQPTADDIGQHHVKLIATTSSGKTDSTTFNIDVSSYNAPPRFAPVRTVSIPVGEEFSLPISATDPDGMDGNLIRFLGVNMPQGASIDETTGVFKWTPTARQVGKNQFRIIATDQYGAAASKDITVKVIEAVRPGDTGN from the coding sequence ATGAGAAATTTTATCGCCATAATACTTATCAGTACAATTACGGGAATAGTTACCCAAGCTACCGCACAACCCACCCTGCAAAAGGATTATTCCTACACGATGCAAATTCCATCGGTGGTTACAATTAGCAGTTCCCCCGCTCACTTTTATGCTCTATCAAAAAGTAAGGGTATGGCCGTTTTTCGCGCACATCAAGACAGCCTGCAGTGGCTTTATACTTCAACGGGTATGCAAAAGCGCGGCAACACAGTTTCCGCTGATATTCGATTTGCCTATATCTTTGGCAGTAATCGGCGATTGACCGTTCTCGAACCCACTTCATTACTGGGAGTCTATTCCGCTACCTTACTGCCTGCAAATCCTATGGATGTAAAACGAATAGGTCAGGATTTATATGTAGCAATGGGCCAAAAAGGGCTGGGTAAAATATCACTGCGCAGTGCTTCTTCAGTTGATTCAACAGTACAATATATATCCCGTTCGAGGCTAAACGATGAGAAAATTATTGATCTTGAAGTATCCGGCAAGCAGCTTTTTGCCCTTGCACGGGGAAACAAGCTCTATAAGTTCAAGGATCCAAAAGAGGATAAAGCAATTGAAATAGTTAACGAATTTAAGCTGTCTAAATCACTTGACCATATTTACTTGGTCAACTCTTCACTCTATGGATCAAATTCCGATGGTAACATTTATGAAATCGACAACGCCGGAAATTTATCTACAGTGGGGACAATCGGTGAAGGGACAACAAAAATAGCATCCTGGAATGACTGGATGATTATCAGAGGTCAGTCGGGCAGGCTTTGGACTTCCTATAAGAATCAAAAGCTTAGCATTTGGAAGGATAATCAAGAAGCAGGCAACTATTTTACGGTTACAAAAGGAACGCTCTGGCTGTGTGAATATAATCAAATAAGCAAAATTCGAAGTGTCAGTAAAGCGGCTTCGGAACCCGGACAATCCACTAAACAACAGGGGCCTTTATCACTGAAAAAAATAAGCGACCAAACGGTACCCAATTCGAAACCGCTGTTGTTGCCGATTAAATTTGAGAACAATATTTCAGTCAAAAATTTAAAAATTACCTACCAGTCACCAGACATTAACAATGCAGAAGTGCGTGGGCTTAGTTTCTACTGGCAACCCACTGCAGATGACATTGGCCAGCATCACGTAAAGTTAATTGCTACTACGAGCAGCGGCAAAACCGACAGTACGACTTTTAATATTGATGTTAGCTCATATAATGCTCCGCCGCGGTTTGCACCCGTTCGGACCGTCAGCATTCCGGTAGGTGAAGAATTTTCGCTGCCTATTTCGGCTACTGATCCCGACGGTATGGACGGTAACCTAATTCGCTTTTTGGGTGTAAACATGCCGCAGGGAGCATCAATTGACGAAACTACCGGTGTATTTAAATGGACACCTACCGCTCGTCAAGTTGGTAAAAATCAATTTCGGATTATTGCTACTGATCAATATGGAGCTGCTGCCTCCAAAGACATCACTGTTAAAGTCATCGAAGCGGTTCGTCCCGGCGATACCGGTAATTAA
- a CDS encoding NAD-dependent epimerase/dehydratase family protein — MKAFVTGGTGFIGSHLVDQLIESDKYTEVRCMIRNNEKWLKNKNFVRVNGDLDDLNMLKKAVKNADVIFHLAGRVKAPSYDQLAHTNVQGTENLLRIAQKQGVNKFIVLSSLAAAGPSQNGPVTEDQPMNPVSMYGKSKKQMEEIVHDIGNNEISITILRPPAVYGPREDQIYSFFKMMNNRICPIIGNGHRPRISMVYVADVVNGILKAAEYQPKEIKTYFITGPQIYTWNQIRGTTTKVLGKKNIPIYVKPSTVKKIAGTIEKTASFFGIYPVLNRDKAKELVLEWTCSAQKAEKELGFNAQYSLNEGISRTIHWYQRHHWL, encoded by the coding sequence ATGAAAGCCTTTGTAACTGGTGGGACAGGTTTTATTGGCAGCCATTTGGTGGACCAGCTAATTGAATCGGATAAATATACCGAAGTCCGATGCATGATTCGCAACAACGAAAAATGGCTGAAAAACAAAAATTTTGTGCGCGTAAACGGTGACCTGGATGACCTAAATATGCTAAAAAAAGCCGTTAAAAATGCGGATGTAATATTTCATCTTGCCGGCCGTGTAAAAGCGCCTTCATACGATCAGCTAGCCCATACCAATGTACAAGGAACTGAAAATCTGCTGCGTATTGCTCAAAAGCAGGGAGTTAACAAGTTTATAGTGCTCTCTTCACTGGCAGCTGCAGGACCCAGCCAAAACGGGCCGGTAACCGAAGATCAGCCCATGAATCCTGTAAGCATGTATGGCAAATCAAAGAAACAGATGGAGGAAATTGTTCATGATATTGGCAACAATGAGATCTCTATCACCATTCTTCGCCCCCCTGCAGTTTATGGTCCGCGCGAAGATCAGATCTATTCATTTTTCAAAATGATGAATAACCGCATATGCCCCATCATCGGTAATGGACACCGCCCACGCATCTCAATGGTGTATGTGGCTGATGTCGTAAATGGCATTCTAAAAGCAGCCGAATATCAACCAAAAGAAATTAAGACCTATTTTATAACTGGTCCCCAGATCTATACCTGGAATCAGATTCGTGGAACCACGACCAAAGTTCTGGGTAAAAAAAATATCCCCATTTATGTTAAACCTTCGACCGTAAAGAAAATAGCAGGAACAATAGAAAAAACTGCATCATTTTTTGGGATTTATCCCGTTTTAAATCGTGACAAGGCTAAGGAGTTAGTGCTTGAATGGACCTGCTCCGCCCAAAAAGCCGAAAAAGAATTGGGATTTAACGCACAATACTCCCTAAACGAGGGTATTTCACGAACTATTCACTGGTATCAACGACATCACTGGTTGTAA